The Halobellus sp. MBLA0158 genome has a window encoding:
- a CDS encoding DUF3194 domain-containing protein: protein MPTDEEVVQTAAEAAEGVILAHYKQSELTDFDVTVTFEEGVLDVDVYVNAPDDADESAEAVADEAALTAREAVDELFGEGDS, encoded by the coding sequence ATGCCGACCGACGAGGAGGTCGTCCAGACGGCGGCCGAGGCCGCCGAGGGTGTGATTCTCGCCCACTACAAGCAGTCGGAGCTCACCGACTTCGACGTGACCGTGACGTTCGAGGAGGGCGTCCTCGACGTCGACGTGTACGTCAACGCCCCCGACGACGCCGACGAGAGCGCCGAGGCGGTCGCCGACGAGGCCGCGTTGACGGCCCGAGAGGCCGTCGACGAGCTGTTCGGCGAGGGCGACTCGTAG
- a CDS encoding prefoldin subunit beta, translating into MQGNLPPEAQEKLEELQDLQETAQKVAAQKEQAESTLNESQTALDALEDIDDDTTMYREVGELLVETEYDEAYDELEDKVDSLEIRVEQLTKQEERVQEQFEDLQQELQQMLQGGAGGAGGGPMGPGGAGGA; encoded by the coding sequence ATGCAGGGCAATCTGCCGCCGGAAGCACAGGAGAAGCTCGAAGAACTGCAGGACCTACAGGAGACGGCCCAGAAGGTGGCCGCCCAGAAGGAGCAGGCGGAGTCGACGCTCAACGAGTCCCAGACGGCGCTCGACGCGCTCGAAGACATCGACGACGACACCACGATGTACCGCGAGGTCGGCGAGCTGCTCGTCGAGACCGAGTACGACGAGGCCTACGACGAACTCGAAGACAAGGTCGACAGCCTCGAGATCCGCGTCGAACAGCTGACGAAGCAGGAAGAGCGCGTCCAAGAGCAGTTCGAGGACCTCCAGCAGGAGCTCCAGCAGATGCTCCAGGGCGGCGCAGGCGGCGCGGGCGGCGGCCCGATGGGTCCGGGCGGCGCCGGCGGCGCGTAA
- a CDS encoding KEOPS complex subunit Pcc1, protein MSNREAPERGAEHAATVDFVYDDERRARTVAESVGVEVGEIADERSRADVSRDGAVVSVDVAAADLVALRAGLNTWVRLVDVAEDVAADADAASGSTDETAGERS, encoded by the coding sequence ATGTCGAACCGTGAGGCTCCCGAACGGGGGGCCGAACACGCGGCCACGGTCGATTTCGTCTACGACGACGAGCGGCGCGCTCGCACCGTGGCCGAGAGCGTCGGCGTCGAGGTCGGCGAGATCGCCGACGAGCGCTCGCGGGCCGACGTGAGCCGCGACGGGGCCGTCGTCAGCGTCGACGTCGCGGCCGCCGACCTGGTCGCGCTGCGCGCCGGACTCAACACCTGGGTCCGCCTCGTCGACGTCGCCGAGGACGTCGCTGCGGACGCCGACGCGGCGAGCGGATCGACAGACGAGACCGCGGGCGAGCGGTCGTAA
- a CDS encoding DNA-directed RNA polymerase subunit P → MSYKCSRCKRDVELDEYGGVRCPYCGHRVLLKERAPDVKEVPVE, encoded by the coding sequence ATGAGCTACAAGTGTTCCCGGTGCAAGCGCGACGTCGAACTGGACGAGTACGGCGGCGTCCGCTGTCCCTACTGCGGGCACCGCGTCCTCCTGAAGGAGCGCGCGCCGGACGTGAAGGAAGTCCCGGTCGAATAG
- a CDS encoding 50S ribosomal protein L37ae, with protein MAEKKARKTGSAGRFGARYGRVARRRVKEIEAEMRSATVDDDDVTRLEPGIWKNEETGEVFTGGTYRPQTPGGKQVRRSIRAALSGDDEE; from the coding sequence ATGGCCGAAAAGAAGGCGCGAAAGACCGGCAGCGCCGGTCGCTTTGGCGCGCGCTACGGGCGGGTCGCCCGCCGGCGCGTGAAGGAGATCGAAGCGGAGATGCGGAGCGCGACGGTCGACGACGACGACGTCACCCGTCTCGAACCCGGCATCTGGAAGAACGAGGAGACCGGCGAGGTCTTCACCGGCGGCACCTACCGCCCGCAGACCCCCGGCGGCAAGCAGGTCCGCCGCTCGATCCGCGCCGCCCTCTCCGGCGACGACGAAGAGTGA